The Kineococcus radiotolerans SRS30216 = ATCC BAA-149 genomic interval CCTGCGCGCCGTCGGCGTCGTCACCCGCAGCGCCGCGAGCGGGCAGGGGATCACCGACCGCTGGTCGGTGCCGACCGTCCGCACCGTCGAGGAGCTGCTGCGCGGCGACCGTCCCGACTTCGTCGTCGCCTCCGTGCCCTGGGCGCAGATGCCGGTGACCGTGCGCGAGCTGCACGCGGCCGGGATCGCGACCCTGGCCGAGACCCCGCCGGCCCCCGACCTCGACGGGCTGCGCTCGCTGTGGGCCGACGTCGGTGCCGGCGGCCGCGTCCAGGTCGCCGAGCAGTACCTGCTCATGCCCGGTCACGCGGCCCGCCTCGCCCTGGTGCGGGCCGGGGTCATCGGCGAGCCCACCTCGGTGCAGCTCTCCTCCACGCACATGTACCACGCGGTCTCGCTGATCCGCGGTCTGCTCGGGGTCGGCACCGACGAGGTCGTCGTCAACGCCCGCAGCTTCACCGCCCCCCTCCTGGACCCGCTGAGCTCCGCGGGCTGGGACCCCGCCGCGACCCCGCAGCCGCGCTCCACCGTCCTGGCGACCCTGGACTTCGGCGGCCGGTCGGCCCTGTACGACTTCACCGACAACCAGTGGTGGAACCCGCTGCGGGCCCGGCGCATCGTCGTCCGCGGCACCACCGGGGAGATCGTCGACGACGCCGTGACCCGGATGGTGGACCCCACCAGCCCCGTCACCTCCCCGCTGTCCTACCGCCGCCGCGGGGTGGACATGAACCTCGAGGGGGTCGACCTGGACACCGTGAGCTTCGACGGGCAGGTCGTCTACCGCAACGCGTGGGCGGGCACCCGGATGTCGGAGGACGACGTCGCCGT includes:
- a CDS encoding Gfo/Idh/MocA family protein — its product is MTTPGTPPPTPTTFAVVGSGWRSEFFLRLARAAPERLRAVGVVTRSAASGQGITDRWSVPTVRTVEELLRGDRPDFVVASVPWAQMPVTVRELHAAGIATLAETPPAPDLDGLRSLWADVGAGGRVQVAEQYLLMPGHAARLALVRAGVIGEPTSVQLSSTHMYHAVSLIRGLLGVGTDEVVVNARSFTAPLLDPLSSAGWDPAATPQPRSTVLATLDFGGRSALYDFTDNQWWNPLRARRIVVRGTTGEIVDDAVTRMVDPTSPVTSPLSYRRRGVDMNLEGVDLDTVSFDGQVVYRNAWAGTRMSEDDVAVAQILADTGAWARGEGPEPYPLAEACQDHAIALAVGTSATTGADVRVTKEAWA